From the Saimiri boliviensis isolate mSaiBol1 chromosome X, mSaiBol1.pri, whole genome shotgun sequence genome, one window contains:
- the STARD8 gene encoding stAR-related lipid transfer protein 8 isoform X4 — translation MPLLDVFWSCFRKVKCFPLLQVKKNAEAEAKRACEWLRATGFPQYVQLFEEGSFPLDIGSVKKNHVFLDEDSLGALCRRLMTLNSCASMKLEVHFQSKQNEDSEEEEQCTISSHWAFQQESKQWSPVGSSDLLAPPSPGLLVTSSCESVLTELSATSLPVITVSLPLEPADLPLPGRAPTASDRSLLSPSQGQEGPQDKAKKRHRNRSFLKHLESLRRKEKSGSRQAEPERSPAASEKASKASSFRSCRSFLSAGFYRPKNRAANSAGGSGADTRKAWEAWPVASFCHPQRTHRGDCLVHVPGDHKPGTFPRSLSIESLCPEDGHRLADWQPGRRWGCEGRRGSCGSTGSHASTYDNLPELYPAEPVLVGIEAEDEDDEESGGSYAHLDDILQHVWGLQQRVELWSRAMYPDLGPGHEEEEQVTSSIEIATVEVRGQAEALGQMEVVAHRESPAWAQAEVQPAVLAPAQAPAEAEPLAQEEAEAPAPARDSEQEAHSGGEPTSASSLSVEEGHSISDTVASSSELDSSGNSVNEAEAEGPLAGLQASMPRERRDSGVGASLTRPCRKLRWHSFQNSHRPSLNSESLEINRQFAGQINLLHKGSLLRLTAFMEKYTVPHKQGWVWSMPKFMRRNKTPDYRGQHVFGVPPLIHLQRTGQPLPQSIQQAMRYLRSQCLDQVGIFRKSGVKSRIQNLRQMNETSPDNVCYEGQSAYDVADLLKQYFRDLPEPIFTSKLTTTFLHIYQLLPKDQWLAAAQAATLLLPDENREVLQTLLYFLSDIASAKENQMTAGNLAVCLAPSIFHLNVSKKDSPSPRIKSKRSLVGRPGPRDLSENMAATQGLSHMISDCKKLFQVPQDMVLQLCSSYSAAELSPPGPALAELRQAQAAGVSLSLYMEESVQDLLRDAAERFKGWMSMPGPQHTEVACRKAPDGHPLRLWKVSTEVAAPPAVVLHRVLRERALWDEDLLRAQVLEALMPGVELYHYVTDSMAPHPCRDFVVLRMWRSDLPRGGCLLVSQSLDPEQPVPETGVRALMLTSQYLMEPCGLGRSRLTHICRADLRGRSPDWYNKVFGHLCAMEVAKIRDSFPTLQAAGPETKL, via the exons AAGCCGAGGCCAAAAGAGCGTGTGAGTGGCTTCGAGCAACAGGATTTCCTCAGTATGTGCAGCTTTTTGAAG AAGGTTCGTTTCCCCTGGATATTGGCTCTGTGAAGAAAAACCACGTTTTTCTGGACGAGGACTCTTTGGGGGCCCTGTGTAG GAGGCTAATGACCTTGAACAGTTGTGCCTCGATGAAATTGGAGGTTCATTTTCAAAGCAAGCAG AATGAAGACTCGGAAGAGGAAGAGCAGTGTACCATCAGTAGCCACTGGGCCTTCCAACAGGAAAGTAAGCAGTGGTCTCCTGTGGGATCCTCTGATCTGTTGGCCCCACCGAGCCCTGGGCTGCTAGTGACCTCAAGCTGTGAGAGCGTTCTCACCGAGCTTAGCGCCACCTCTCTGCCCGTCATCACCGTGAGTCTACCGCTCGAGCCAGCAGACTTGCCCTTGCCAGGCCGTGCCCCTACTGCGAGTGATCGGTCCCTCCTCAGCCCCAGCCAGGGCCAGGAGGGTCCCCAGGACAAAGCCAAGAAGCGCCATCGTAACCGTAGTTTCCTCAAGCACCTTGAATCTCTGAGGCGGAAGGAAAAGAGTGGCAGCCGGCAAGCAGAGCCCGAACGTAGTCCAGCCGCCTCAGAGAAGGCCTCCAAAGCCTCATCTTTCCGCAGTTGCCGTAGCTTCCTCTCAGCTGGATTTTACAGGCCCAAGAACCGGGCTGCCAACTCAGCTGGTGGCAGTGGTGCCGACACTCGGAAGGCCTGGGAGGCCTGGCCTGTGGCCTCGTTCTGTCATCCTCAGCGGACACACCGGGGTGATTGCCTGGTGCATGTGCCGGGGGACCACAAACCAGGAACATTCCCTCGCTCCCTGTCCATCGAGAGCCTGTGTCCTGAGGACGGACACCGCCTGGCAGACTGGCAGCCAGGTAGGCGCTGGGGCTGTGAGGGACGCCGGGGCTCCTGTGGCTCAACGGGCAGCCATGCTAGCACATATGACAACTTGCCTGAGCTGTACCCAGCTGAGCCTGTACTGGTTGGGATCGAGgctgaagatgaagatgatgaggagAGTGGGGGCAGCTATGCTCACCTAGATGACATCCTCCAGCACGTGTGGGGGCTACAGCAACGAGTAGAGCTGTGGTCTCGGGCCATGTACCCAGACCTGGGACCTGGACATGAGGAAGAGGAGCAGGTCACTTCATCAATAGAAATAGCCACAGTTGAGGTCAGAGGCCAAGCTGAGGCTCTGGGCCAGATGGAGGTTGTGGCCCACAGAGAGTCCCCAGCCTGGGCGCAGGCTGAAGTCCAACCAGCAGTCCTGGCTCCGGCTCAGGCTCCGGCAGAAGCTGAGCCATTGGCACAGGAAGAGGCTGAGGCCCCAGCCCCGGCTCGGGACAGTGAGCAGGAGGCACATTCAGGCGGggaacccacctcggcctctagCCTGTCTGTGGAAGAAGGACATTCCATTTCTGACACTGTGGCCTCCTCCAGCGAACTTGACAGTAGTGGGAACTCCGTGAATGAGGCGGAGGCCGAAGGGCCCCTGGCTGGACTCCAGGCATCAATGCCACGTGAACGGCGGGATTCAGGTGTTGGGGCCTCACTTACCAGACCCTGCAG GAAGCTCCGTTGGCATAGCTTCCAGAACTCCCATCGGCCCAGCCTCAACTCAGAGTCGCTGGAGATCAACCGGCAGTTTGCAGGCCAGATCAACCTCCTGCACAAGGGCTCGCTGCTGCGGCTCACTGCCTTCATGGAGAAGTACACTGTGCCCCACAAGCAGGGCTGGGTCTG GTCAATGCCCAAGTTCATGAGGAGGAACAAGACCCCAGACTACCGGGGACAGCACGTATTTGGGGTGCCACCCCTCATCCACCTGCAGCGCACGGGCCAGCCGCTGCCACAGAGCATTCAGCAAGCCATGCGTTATTTGCGCAGCCAGTGCCTGGACCAA GTGGGCATCTTCCGCAAGTCCGGGGTCAAGTCCAGGATCCAGAACCTGCGCCAAATGAATGAGACCTCGCCTGACAATGTCTGCTATGAGGGCCAGTCAGCCTACGACGTGGCTGACCTGCTGAAGCAGTATTTCCGGGACCTGCCTGAGCCCATCTTCACCAGCAAGCTCACCACTACTTTCCTGCATATCTACCAGT TGCTCCCCAAGGATCAGTGGTTGGCAGCAGCACAAGCTGCTACCTTGCTGCTCCCCGATGAGAACCGAGAGGTGCTGCAGACCCTGCTCTACTTCTTAAGTGACATTGCGTCTGCCAAGGAAAACCAGATGACAGCAGGCAACCTGGCAGTGTGCCTGGCACCCTCCATCTTCCACCTCAACGTTTCTAAGAAGGATAGCCCCTCTCCCAG GATCAAGAGCAAACGCAGCCTGGTTGGCAGGCCTGGCCCTAGGgacctgagtgagaacatggcagCCACCCAGGGCCTGTCACACATGATCAGTGACTGCAAGAAACTTTTCCAG GTGCCCCAGGATATGGTGCTGCAGCTCTGCAGCTCCTACAGCGCAGCTGAGCTCAGCCCTCCCGGACCAGCCCTGGCTGAGCTGCGTCAGGCCCAAGCTGCGGGGGTGAGCCTGAGCCTCTACATGGAGGAGAGCGTCCAGGACCTGCTGCGTGATGCTGCTGAGCGCTTCAAGGGCTGGATGAGCATGCCAGGGCCCCAGCACACGGAGGTGGCTTGCAGGAAG GCACCAGACGGGCACCCCCTGCGGCTATGGAAGGTGTCCACAGAGGTGGCAGCCCCCCCAGCTGTGGTGCTGCATCGTGTTCTCCGGGAGCGGGCCCTCTGGGATGAGGACCTGCTGCGGGCCCAGGTGCTGGAAGCCCTGATGCCGGGTGTGGAGCTGTACCACTATGTCACCGACAGCATGGCACCCCATCCCTGCCGTGACTTCGTGGTGCTTCG GATGTGGCGCTCTGACCTGCCGCGCGGGGGTTGCTTGCTTGTCTCTCAGTCCCTGGATCCTGAGCAACCAGTGCCAGAGACTGGTGTGCGGGCCCTCATGCTCACGTCCCAGTACCTCATGGAGCCTTGTGGTCTGGGCCGCTCTCGGCTCACACACATCTGCCGCGCGGACCTCAG GGGCCGTTCTCCTGACTGGTACAACAAAGTATTTGGGCACCTGTGTGCCATGGAAGTGGCAAAGATCCGGGACTCCTTCCCCACCCTGCAGGCAGCAGGGCCTGAGACAAAGCTGTGA
- the STARD8 gene encoding stAR-related lipid transfer protein 8 isoform X2: MPLLDVFWSCFRKVKCFPLLQVKKNAEAEAKRACEWLRATGFPQYVQLFEEGSFPLDIGSVKKNHVFLDEDSLGALCRRLMTLNSCASMKLEVHFQSKQNEDSEEEEQCTISSHWAFQQESKQWSPVGSSDLLAPPSPGLLVTSSCESVLTELSATSLPVITVSLPLEPADLPLPGRAPTASDRSLLSPSQGQEGPQDKAKKRHRNRSFLKHLESLRRKEKSGSRQAEPERSPAASEKASKASSFRSCRSFLSAGFYRPKNRAANSAGGSGADTRKAWEAWPVASFCHPQRTHRGDCLVHVPGDHKPGTFPRSLSIESLCPEDGHRLADWQPGRRWGCEGRRGSCGSTGSHASTYDNLPELYPAEPVLVGIEAEDEDDEESGGSYAHLDDILQHVWGLQQRVELWSRAMYPDLGPGHEEEEQVTSSIEIATVEVRGQAEALGQMEVVAHRESPAWAQAEVQPAVLAPAQAPAEAEPLAQEEAEAPAPARDSEQEAHSGGEPTSASSLSVEEGHSISDTVASSSELDSSGNSVNEAEAEGPLAGLQASMPRERRDSGVGASLTRPCSQTCSSGLLHPSHPCPAPPTRKLRWHSFQNSHRPSLNSESLEINRQFAGQINLLHKGSLLRLTAFMEKYTVPHKQGWVWSMPKFMRRNKTPDYRGQHVFGVPPLIHLQRTGQPLPQSIQQAMRYLRSQCLDQVGIFRKSGVKSRIQNLRQMNETSPDNVCYEGQSAYDVADLLKQYFRDLPEPIFTSKLTTTFLHIYQLLPKDQWLAAAQAATLLLPDENREVLQTLLYFLSDIASAKENQMTAGNLAVCLAPSIFHLNVSKKDSPSPRIKSKRSLVGRPGPRDLSENMAATQGLSHMISDCKKLFQVPQDMVLQLCSSYSAAELSPPGPALAELRQAQAAGVSLSLYMEESVQDLLRDAAERFKGWMSMPGPQHTEVACRKAPDGHPLRLWKVSTEVAAPPAVVLHRVLRERALWDEDLLRAQVLEALMPGVELYHYVTDSMAPHPCRDFVVLRMWRSDLPRGGCLLVSQSLDPEQPVPETGVRALMLTSQYLMEPCGLGRSRLTHICRADLRGRSPDWYNKVFGHLCAMEVAKIRDSFPTLQAAGPETKL, translated from the exons AAGCCGAGGCCAAAAGAGCGTGTGAGTGGCTTCGAGCAACAGGATTTCCTCAGTATGTGCAGCTTTTTGAAG AAGGTTCGTTTCCCCTGGATATTGGCTCTGTGAAGAAAAACCACGTTTTTCTGGACGAGGACTCTTTGGGGGCCCTGTGTAG GAGGCTAATGACCTTGAACAGTTGTGCCTCGATGAAATTGGAGGTTCATTTTCAAAGCAAGCAG AATGAAGACTCGGAAGAGGAAGAGCAGTGTACCATCAGTAGCCACTGGGCCTTCCAACAGGAAAGTAAGCAGTGGTCTCCTGTGGGATCCTCTGATCTGTTGGCCCCACCGAGCCCTGGGCTGCTAGTGACCTCAAGCTGTGAGAGCGTTCTCACCGAGCTTAGCGCCACCTCTCTGCCCGTCATCACCGTGAGTCTACCGCTCGAGCCAGCAGACTTGCCCTTGCCAGGCCGTGCCCCTACTGCGAGTGATCGGTCCCTCCTCAGCCCCAGCCAGGGCCAGGAGGGTCCCCAGGACAAAGCCAAGAAGCGCCATCGTAACCGTAGTTTCCTCAAGCACCTTGAATCTCTGAGGCGGAAGGAAAAGAGTGGCAGCCGGCAAGCAGAGCCCGAACGTAGTCCAGCCGCCTCAGAGAAGGCCTCCAAAGCCTCATCTTTCCGCAGTTGCCGTAGCTTCCTCTCAGCTGGATTTTACAGGCCCAAGAACCGGGCTGCCAACTCAGCTGGTGGCAGTGGTGCCGACACTCGGAAGGCCTGGGAGGCCTGGCCTGTGGCCTCGTTCTGTCATCCTCAGCGGACACACCGGGGTGATTGCCTGGTGCATGTGCCGGGGGACCACAAACCAGGAACATTCCCTCGCTCCCTGTCCATCGAGAGCCTGTGTCCTGAGGACGGACACCGCCTGGCAGACTGGCAGCCAGGTAGGCGCTGGGGCTGTGAGGGACGCCGGGGCTCCTGTGGCTCAACGGGCAGCCATGCTAGCACATATGACAACTTGCCTGAGCTGTACCCAGCTGAGCCTGTACTGGTTGGGATCGAGgctgaagatgaagatgatgaggagAGTGGGGGCAGCTATGCTCACCTAGATGACATCCTCCAGCACGTGTGGGGGCTACAGCAACGAGTAGAGCTGTGGTCTCGGGCCATGTACCCAGACCTGGGACCTGGACATGAGGAAGAGGAGCAGGTCACTTCATCAATAGAAATAGCCACAGTTGAGGTCAGAGGCCAAGCTGAGGCTCTGGGCCAGATGGAGGTTGTGGCCCACAGAGAGTCCCCAGCCTGGGCGCAGGCTGAAGTCCAACCAGCAGTCCTGGCTCCGGCTCAGGCTCCGGCAGAAGCTGAGCCATTGGCACAGGAAGAGGCTGAGGCCCCAGCCCCGGCTCGGGACAGTGAGCAGGAGGCACATTCAGGCGGggaacccacctcggcctctagCCTGTCTGTGGAAGAAGGACATTCCATTTCTGACACTGTGGCCTCCTCCAGCGAACTTGACAGTAGTGGGAACTCCGTGAATGAGGCGGAGGCCGAAGGGCCCCTGGCTGGACTCCAGGCATCAATGCCACGTGAACGGCGGGATTCAGGTGTTGGGGCCTCACTTACCAGACCCTGCAG CCAAACCTGCTCCTCTGGGCTTCTCCACCCATCTCACCCCTGCCCTGCGCCCCCCACCAGGAAGCTCCGTTGGCATAGCTTCCAGAACTCCCATCGGCCCAGCCTCAACTCAGAGTCGCTGGAGATCAACCGGCAGTTTGCAGGCCAGATCAACCTCCTGCACAAGGGCTCGCTGCTGCGGCTCACTGCCTTCATGGAGAAGTACACTGTGCCCCACAAGCAGGGCTGGGTCTG GTCAATGCCCAAGTTCATGAGGAGGAACAAGACCCCAGACTACCGGGGACAGCACGTATTTGGGGTGCCACCCCTCATCCACCTGCAGCGCACGGGCCAGCCGCTGCCACAGAGCATTCAGCAAGCCATGCGTTATTTGCGCAGCCAGTGCCTGGACCAA GTGGGCATCTTCCGCAAGTCCGGGGTCAAGTCCAGGATCCAGAACCTGCGCCAAATGAATGAGACCTCGCCTGACAATGTCTGCTATGAGGGCCAGTCAGCCTACGACGTGGCTGACCTGCTGAAGCAGTATTTCCGGGACCTGCCTGAGCCCATCTTCACCAGCAAGCTCACCACTACTTTCCTGCATATCTACCAGT TGCTCCCCAAGGATCAGTGGTTGGCAGCAGCACAAGCTGCTACCTTGCTGCTCCCCGATGAGAACCGAGAGGTGCTGCAGACCCTGCTCTACTTCTTAAGTGACATTGCGTCTGCCAAGGAAAACCAGATGACAGCAGGCAACCTGGCAGTGTGCCTGGCACCCTCCATCTTCCACCTCAACGTTTCTAAGAAGGATAGCCCCTCTCCCAG GATCAAGAGCAAACGCAGCCTGGTTGGCAGGCCTGGCCCTAGGgacctgagtgagaacatggcagCCACCCAGGGCCTGTCACACATGATCAGTGACTGCAAGAAACTTTTCCAG GTGCCCCAGGATATGGTGCTGCAGCTCTGCAGCTCCTACAGCGCAGCTGAGCTCAGCCCTCCCGGACCAGCCCTGGCTGAGCTGCGTCAGGCCCAAGCTGCGGGGGTGAGCCTGAGCCTCTACATGGAGGAGAGCGTCCAGGACCTGCTGCGTGATGCTGCTGAGCGCTTCAAGGGCTGGATGAGCATGCCAGGGCCCCAGCACACGGAGGTGGCTTGCAGGAAG GCACCAGACGGGCACCCCCTGCGGCTATGGAAGGTGTCCACAGAGGTGGCAGCCCCCCCAGCTGTGGTGCTGCATCGTGTTCTCCGGGAGCGGGCCCTCTGGGATGAGGACCTGCTGCGGGCCCAGGTGCTGGAAGCCCTGATGCCGGGTGTGGAGCTGTACCACTATGTCACCGACAGCATGGCACCCCATCCCTGCCGTGACTTCGTGGTGCTTCG GATGTGGCGCTCTGACCTGCCGCGCGGGGGTTGCTTGCTTGTCTCTCAGTCCCTGGATCCTGAGCAACCAGTGCCAGAGACTGGTGTGCGGGCCCTCATGCTCACGTCCCAGTACCTCATGGAGCCTTGTGGTCTGGGCCGCTCTCGGCTCACACACATCTGCCGCGCGGACCTCAG GGGCCGTTCTCCTGACTGGTACAACAAAGTATTTGGGCACCTGTGTGCCATGGAAGTGGCAAAGATCCGGGACTCCTTCCCCACCCTGCAGGCAGCAGGGCCTGAGACAAAGCTGTGA
- the STARD8 gene encoding stAR-related lipid transfer protein 8 isoform X1 — protein sequence MAQARVWGPALRLPKPRTWTPWGVKGTQWNAPHWNPEAEAKRACEWLRATGFPQYVQLFEEGSFPLDIGSVKKNHVFLDEDSLGALCRRLMTLNSCASMKLEVHFQSKQNEDSEEEEQCTISSHWAFQQESKQWSPVGSSDLLAPPSPGLLVTSSCESVLTELSATSLPVITVSLPLEPADLPLPGRAPTASDRSLLSPSQGQEGPQDKAKKRHRNRSFLKHLESLRRKEKSGSRQAEPERSPAASEKASKASSFRSCRSFLSAGFYRPKNRAANSAGGSGADTRKAWEAWPVASFCHPQRTHRGDCLVHVPGDHKPGTFPRSLSIESLCPEDGHRLADWQPGRRWGCEGRRGSCGSTGSHASTYDNLPELYPAEPVLVGIEAEDEDDEESGGSYAHLDDILQHVWGLQQRVELWSRAMYPDLGPGHEEEEQVTSSIEIATVEVRGQAEALGQMEVVAHRESPAWAQAEVQPAVLAPAQAPAEAEPLAQEEAEAPAPARDSEQEAHSGGEPTSASSLSVEEGHSISDTVASSSELDSSGNSVNEAEAEGPLAGLQASMPRERRDSGVGASLTRPCSQTCSSGLLHPSHPCPAPPTRKLRWHSFQNSHRPSLNSESLEINRQFAGQINLLHKGSLLRLTAFMEKYTVPHKQGWVWSMPKFMRRNKTPDYRGQHVFGVPPLIHLQRTGQPLPQSIQQAMRYLRSQCLDQVGIFRKSGVKSRIQNLRQMNETSPDNVCYEGQSAYDVADLLKQYFRDLPEPIFTSKLTTTFLHIYQLLPKDQWLAAAQAATLLLPDENREVLQTLLYFLSDIASAKENQMTAGNLAVCLAPSIFHLNVSKKDSPSPRIKSKRSLVGRPGPRDLSENMAATQGLSHMISDCKKLFQVPQDMVLQLCSSYSAAELSPPGPALAELRQAQAAGVSLSLYMEESVQDLLRDAAERFKGWMSMPGPQHTEVACRKAPDGHPLRLWKVSTEVAAPPAVVLHRVLRERALWDEDLLRAQVLEALMPGVELYHYVTDSMAPHPCRDFVVLRMWRSDLPRGGCLLVSQSLDPEQPVPETGVRALMLTSQYLMEPCGLGRSRLTHICRADLRGRSPDWYNKVFGHLCAMEVAKIRDSFPTLQAAGPETKL from the exons AAGCCGAGGCCAAAAGAGCGTGTGAGTGGCTTCGAGCAACAGGATTTCCTCAGTATGTGCAGCTTTTTGAAG AAGGTTCGTTTCCCCTGGATATTGGCTCTGTGAAGAAAAACCACGTTTTTCTGGACGAGGACTCTTTGGGGGCCCTGTGTAG GAGGCTAATGACCTTGAACAGTTGTGCCTCGATGAAATTGGAGGTTCATTTTCAAAGCAAGCAG AATGAAGACTCGGAAGAGGAAGAGCAGTGTACCATCAGTAGCCACTGGGCCTTCCAACAGGAAAGTAAGCAGTGGTCTCCTGTGGGATCCTCTGATCTGTTGGCCCCACCGAGCCCTGGGCTGCTAGTGACCTCAAGCTGTGAGAGCGTTCTCACCGAGCTTAGCGCCACCTCTCTGCCCGTCATCACCGTGAGTCTACCGCTCGAGCCAGCAGACTTGCCCTTGCCAGGCCGTGCCCCTACTGCGAGTGATCGGTCCCTCCTCAGCCCCAGCCAGGGCCAGGAGGGTCCCCAGGACAAAGCCAAGAAGCGCCATCGTAACCGTAGTTTCCTCAAGCACCTTGAATCTCTGAGGCGGAAGGAAAAGAGTGGCAGCCGGCAAGCAGAGCCCGAACGTAGTCCAGCCGCCTCAGAGAAGGCCTCCAAAGCCTCATCTTTCCGCAGTTGCCGTAGCTTCCTCTCAGCTGGATTTTACAGGCCCAAGAACCGGGCTGCCAACTCAGCTGGTGGCAGTGGTGCCGACACTCGGAAGGCCTGGGAGGCCTGGCCTGTGGCCTCGTTCTGTCATCCTCAGCGGACACACCGGGGTGATTGCCTGGTGCATGTGCCGGGGGACCACAAACCAGGAACATTCCCTCGCTCCCTGTCCATCGAGAGCCTGTGTCCTGAGGACGGACACCGCCTGGCAGACTGGCAGCCAGGTAGGCGCTGGGGCTGTGAGGGACGCCGGGGCTCCTGTGGCTCAACGGGCAGCCATGCTAGCACATATGACAACTTGCCTGAGCTGTACCCAGCTGAGCCTGTACTGGTTGGGATCGAGgctgaagatgaagatgatgaggagAGTGGGGGCAGCTATGCTCACCTAGATGACATCCTCCAGCACGTGTGGGGGCTACAGCAACGAGTAGAGCTGTGGTCTCGGGCCATGTACCCAGACCTGGGACCTGGACATGAGGAAGAGGAGCAGGTCACTTCATCAATAGAAATAGCCACAGTTGAGGTCAGAGGCCAAGCTGAGGCTCTGGGCCAGATGGAGGTTGTGGCCCACAGAGAGTCCCCAGCCTGGGCGCAGGCTGAAGTCCAACCAGCAGTCCTGGCTCCGGCTCAGGCTCCGGCAGAAGCTGAGCCATTGGCACAGGAAGAGGCTGAGGCCCCAGCCCCGGCTCGGGACAGTGAGCAGGAGGCACATTCAGGCGGggaacccacctcggcctctagCCTGTCTGTGGAAGAAGGACATTCCATTTCTGACACTGTGGCCTCCTCCAGCGAACTTGACAGTAGTGGGAACTCCGTGAATGAGGCGGAGGCCGAAGGGCCCCTGGCTGGACTCCAGGCATCAATGCCACGTGAACGGCGGGATTCAGGTGTTGGGGCCTCACTTACCAGACCCTGCAG CCAAACCTGCTCCTCTGGGCTTCTCCACCCATCTCACCCCTGCCCTGCGCCCCCCACCAGGAAGCTCCGTTGGCATAGCTTCCAGAACTCCCATCGGCCCAGCCTCAACTCAGAGTCGCTGGAGATCAACCGGCAGTTTGCAGGCCAGATCAACCTCCTGCACAAGGGCTCGCTGCTGCGGCTCACTGCCTTCATGGAGAAGTACACTGTGCCCCACAAGCAGGGCTGGGTCTG GTCAATGCCCAAGTTCATGAGGAGGAACAAGACCCCAGACTACCGGGGACAGCACGTATTTGGGGTGCCACCCCTCATCCACCTGCAGCGCACGGGCCAGCCGCTGCCACAGAGCATTCAGCAAGCCATGCGTTATTTGCGCAGCCAGTGCCTGGACCAA GTGGGCATCTTCCGCAAGTCCGGGGTCAAGTCCAGGATCCAGAACCTGCGCCAAATGAATGAGACCTCGCCTGACAATGTCTGCTATGAGGGCCAGTCAGCCTACGACGTGGCTGACCTGCTGAAGCAGTATTTCCGGGACCTGCCTGAGCCCATCTTCACCAGCAAGCTCACCACTACTTTCCTGCATATCTACCAGT TGCTCCCCAAGGATCAGTGGTTGGCAGCAGCACAAGCTGCTACCTTGCTGCTCCCCGATGAGAACCGAGAGGTGCTGCAGACCCTGCTCTACTTCTTAAGTGACATTGCGTCTGCCAAGGAAAACCAGATGACAGCAGGCAACCTGGCAGTGTGCCTGGCACCCTCCATCTTCCACCTCAACGTTTCTAAGAAGGATAGCCCCTCTCCCAG GATCAAGAGCAAACGCAGCCTGGTTGGCAGGCCTGGCCCTAGGgacctgagtgagaacatggcagCCACCCAGGGCCTGTCACACATGATCAGTGACTGCAAGAAACTTTTCCAG GTGCCCCAGGATATGGTGCTGCAGCTCTGCAGCTCCTACAGCGCAGCTGAGCTCAGCCCTCCCGGACCAGCCCTGGCTGAGCTGCGTCAGGCCCAAGCTGCGGGGGTGAGCCTGAGCCTCTACATGGAGGAGAGCGTCCAGGACCTGCTGCGTGATGCTGCTGAGCGCTTCAAGGGCTGGATGAGCATGCCAGGGCCCCAGCACACGGAGGTGGCTTGCAGGAAG GCACCAGACGGGCACCCCCTGCGGCTATGGAAGGTGTCCACAGAGGTGGCAGCCCCCCCAGCTGTGGTGCTGCATCGTGTTCTCCGGGAGCGGGCCCTCTGGGATGAGGACCTGCTGCGGGCCCAGGTGCTGGAAGCCCTGATGCCGGGTGTGGAGCTGTACCACTATGTCACCGACAGCATGGCACCCCATCCCTGCCGTGACTTCGTGGTGCTTCG GATGTGGCGCTCTGACCTGCCGCGCGGGGGTTGCTTGCTTGTCTCTCAGTCCCTGGATCCTGAGCAACCAGTGCCAGAGACTGGTGTGCGGGCCCTCATGCTCACGTCCCAGTACCTCATGGAGCCTTGTGGTCTGGGCCGCTCTCGGCTCACACACATCTGCCGCGCGGACCTCAG GGGCCGTTCTCCTGACTGGTACAACAAAGTATTTGGGCACCTGTGTGCCATGGAAGTGGCAAAGATCCGGGACTCCTTCCCCACCCTGCAGGCAGCAGGGCCTGAGACAAAGCTGTGA